From Paenibacillus sp. FSL H8-0537:
GTTTCCCTCTTGACAATGGATCTTAGCACTCACTGTCTGACTCCCGAGAAGCACGTCTATGGCATTCGGAGTTTGACTAGACTTGGTAACCCTTGGCGGGCCCCGCACCCAATCAGTGCTCTACCTCCACGACGTTCATACCTCGAGGCTAGCCCTAAAGCTATTTCGGGGAGAACCAGCTATCTCCGAGTTCGATTGGAATTTCTCCGCTACCCCCACCTCATCCCCGCACTTTTCAACGTGCGTGGGTTCGGGCCTCCAGTGCGTGTTACCGCACCTTCACCCTGGACAGGGGTAGATCACACGGTTTCGGGTCTACGACCACGTACTTATTCGCCCTATTCAGACTCGCTTTCGCTGCGGCTCCGTCTTCCCGACTTAACCTTGCACGTGAACGTAACTCGCCGGTTCATTCTACAAAAGGCACGCCATCACCCATGAATAGGGCTCTGACTTTTTGTAAGCGCACGGTTTCAGGTTCTTTTTCACTCCGCTTCCGCGGTGCTTTTCACCTTTCCCTCACGGTACTGCTTCACTATCGGTCACTAGGGAGTATTTAGCCTTGGCAGATGGTCCTGCCGGATTCCGACGGGGTTTCTCGTGTCCCGCCGTACTCAGGATCCGTCTCGGAGAGTGTGTGCTTTTGGCTACAGGGCTTTTACCTCTTATAGCGGGCCTTTCCAGACCTCTTCGCCTAACACACACCTTTGTAACTCCATGTGAGACGTCCTACAACCCCAAGGAGCAAGCTCCTTGGTTTGGGCTAATCCGCGTTCGCTCGCCGCTACTGACGGAATCACTTTTGTTTTCTCTTCCTCAGGGTACTTAGATGTTTCAGTTCCCCTGGTATGCCTCACTCTAACCTATGTATTCAGTCAGAAGTAACTGTCCATTACGACAGCTGGGTTTCCCCATTCGGAAATCCCCGGATCAAAGCCTGCTTACGGCTCCCCGAGGCAGTATCGTTGTTCGCCACGTCCTTCTTCGGCTCCTAGTGCCTAGGCATCCTCCGTGCGCTCTTATTAGCTTAACCAAATGCTCCAGTATGCTCGATGTGCTGGCCGTTGTCCGTTTCACCTTGATCCTACAGTTGCCTGCCGATCAAAAGTTTACACTTCCAAAAGTCCATCCCATTCGACCATACTTTCGCTTGCAGTTAGAACAAAGGGCAAGAGCAAACCGAAGTTCGTTCCTTACTTTGCCTTCCTGCGATATTTCTCGCTAAAGGATGTTTCGTTCTTTGCTTTCGCTATCCAGTTTTCAAGGTGCAAGTTTTGTTGAACCCCTTCTAAAGACAAGCTTCAGAAGCAGACACAACTTATTTTAGGCACAAAAAATCGTACCTGCTTGGCGACGTCCTACTCTCCCAGGACCCTGCGGTCCAAGTACCATCGGCGCTGGAGGGCTTAACGGTCGTGTTCGGGATGGGAACGTGTGGTTCCCCTCCGCCATCGCCACCAAACAGGCCTTGCTTTTGCGAAAGAGCATTACTCTTTCAAAACTGACAACGAGTGAGCGTTACACTGCCTGTGTATCCGATTATCTACGTAATCGGGTATTTCCTTAGAAAGGAGGTGATCCAGCCGCACCTTCCGATACGGCTACCTTGTTACGACTTCACCCCAATCATCTACCCCACCTTCGACGGCTGGCTCCTTGCGGTTACCCCACCGGCTTCGGGTGTTGTAAACTCTCGTGGTGTGACGGGCGGTGTGTACAAGACCCGGGAACGTATTCACCGCGGCATGCTGATCCGCGATTACTAGCAATTCCGACTTCATGCAGGCGAGTTGCAGCCTGCAATCCGAACTGAGACCGACTTTGATAGGATTGGCTCCACCTCGCGGTTTCGCTTCCCGTTGTATCGGCCATTGTAGTACGTGTGTAGCCCAGGTCATAAGGGGCATGATGATTTGACGTCATCCCCACCTTCCTCCGGTTTGTCACCGGCAGTCATCCTAGAGTGCCCAGCTTAACCTGCTGGCAACTAAGATCAAGGGTTGCGCTCGTTGCGGGACTTAACCCAACATCTCACGACACGAGCTGACGACAACCATGCACCACCTGTCTCCTCTGTCCCGAAGGCCGCCGCTATCTCTAGCGGATTCAGAGGGATGTCAAGACCTGGTAAGGTTCTTCGCGTTGCTTCGAATTAAACCACATACTCCACTGCTTGTGCGGGTCCCCGTCAATTCCTTTGAGTTTCAGTCTTGCGACCGTACTCCCCAGGCGGAATGCTTAATGTGTTAACTTCGGCACCAAGGGTATCGAAACCCCTAACACCTAGCATTCATCGTTTACGGCGTGGACTACCAGGGTATCTAATCCTGTTTGCTCCCCACGCTTTCGCGCCTCAGCGTCAGTTACAGCCCAGAAAGTCGCCTTCGCCACTGGTGTTCCTCCACATCTCTACGCATTTCACCGCTACACGTGGAATTCCACTTTCCTCTTCTGCACTCAAGCTTTGCAGTTTCCATTGCGAACACAAGTTGAGCTTGTGCCTGAAACAACAGACTTACAAGGCCGCCTGCGCGCGCTTTACGCCCAATAATTCCGGACAACGCTTGCCCCCTACGTATTACCGCGGCTGCTGGCACGTAGTTAGCCGGGGCTTTCTTCTCAGGTACCGTCACCTAAGGAGCAGTTACTCTCCTTAGCGTTCTTCCCTGGCAACAGAGCTTTACGATCCGAAAACCTTCATCACTCACGCGGCGTTGCTCCGTCAGACTTTCGTCCATTGCGGAAGATTCCCTACTGCTGCCTCCCGTAGGAGTCTGGGCCGTGTCTCAGTCCCAGTGTGGCCGATCACCCTCTCAGGTCGGCTACGCATCGTCGCCTTGGTGAGCCGTTACCTCACCAACTAGCTAATGCGCCGCAGGTCCATCCGTAAGTGACAGATTGCTCCGTCTTTCCCAACTCTGATCATGCGACCAAGTTGTGTATCCGGTATTAGCATTCGTTTCCGAATGTTATCCCAGTCTTACGGGCAGGTTACCTACGTGTTACTCACCCGTCCGCCGCTAAGTCTCAGGAGTGCAAGCACTCCATCAACTCCGCTCGACTTGCATGTATTAGGCACGCCGCCAGCGTTCGTCCTGAGCCAGGATCAAACTCTCCATTTAGGTGTTTGACTTGCTCATTACTTTTTTGTATCGCTTTACATTAACTAAGTTAATGTGGCAGTTTCACTCGTTGTTCAGTTTTCAAAGAACAATTTCTCTTGCTTGCGTTTCGTTCTTGTCTGCCGTATGTCTCAGCGGCGACTCATATAATATATCACGGGTGCCTAGAGGATTGCAAGTGTTTTTTCGAAAAAACTTTTAACTATTTCATCTTATTTAAAAACTGCGCTCGAACTTCCGTTCATAATACCTCACTATAATGAAGTAATTATTTTAAAGAGCCTATAAATGACTAGAATTTTAATCAAAAACCTTTAATTATCGGAGTTTCTGTCTACTTCCTTTCTCCTGAACAGCATTCATATATCTATTTCATTCTCTAAAGCTGCACATACAGCCGAAACTAGAGCATCCATGTTCGGGTATTTCAATACTCTTATTAAACATTGCTAAATGGCAATGTATCTGTAGATACTGCAACAGCCAATACGTGCAAGATTTAAGATTTGGCGAAAAATCATACAGTCCCTGTAATCCGCGGAGTCCCAGGCGCCGTTAATGCGCAAGCCGGTATTCGAGAACTGCGTGCATGGACAAGACGGACTCGGCGGTGCGCTCAAAGAGGTTGCCCCCTCCACCGAACGAATAAGCAAAGACAGCTTCGGTCCTAGTTTCATCATTGAGCAGTTGCAGAAGTATCCTGCGAAGTCACGCTTGTAGCGACTGGCCCAATGACCAATTTGGCGCTTGCTATAAGCAAATACCCATAGCGATGATGCATGAGCTGAAGGAGCTTGTCGTCATGGGCGGAGTCGTACGGCCAGCGGCAATGTGTCACCAACAGCCGAATACAGTATGTTCGTCGATCCGGAGGCGGCAAAGCTTGTGCTTCGAGCACGGATGCTTATTTTCTTGAAGTTTCTGGCACGACCCTGCTCGTTAGCTTTATGACGACTATCATTAGTGTAGTCATCGGCTTCCCCGTTACCTACTACATTTCGAAGCTTCCGCCGCGCGGCAAAAGCATTTTGCTGGCCTTGGCTATTTTCCCGCTGCTGACAAGCTCGGTTGTACGTTCCCTTAGCTGGATGATCGCGCTTGGCCAAAACAGGCTTATCAATAATGCGTTAATGAGCATCGTCCTAATACAAGAGCTGCTTAGCATTTTGTACACGCCGACTTCCAGGATTATCGACCTGGTTCATTTGTTTTGCCATTGATTCTGATTACTCTGGTACATCCAGCAAGTATACAAAAACGGCGTGCTTGCTTACTAAGGAGCAATCCAGCGAGCATTTATAGAGGAACCGAATCTCAATAAGGGTTCCACTCTTTTTTCCGCGAGCTATTACGAGAGTGTAAAGCTTGTGGTGCTGACTGAAGCTGATTTCACCGTTGCCGTGGATGCCAAGGACGGCCTTCATACTTGCCTAGTGATGACCGTTCAACATGGCTCCACCTTCATGAAGGAAAGCTTCGTTGAAGCACAGGTGCTTACGGGCGAGCAGCACTGGGAAACGAGCGGCTGCGGCCTAATTGCTACCTTCGAGCGTTATGGCAAAACAGGCAGCAAAGCATTTAGCTTAATTAGCGGCGATACGATTACACACGCTGCAGCAGCTACTACCTATTCGCATGATAATCATAATTTGCTTATTGTGGGACACAGCGTCGCTGATATGCTGCTTGCCGCGAATACGGTCATTAAGCAGCAGGGAGGATTTTGCGTTGTCGATAATGGACAATTGCTCGCTAACATGCATTTGCCTGTCGGGGGTAATTTGACCGAGGCTCCGCTTGAAGAAGCTGACCCAGCTGTCAAGCAGCTGCGTGAAGCGATGCAGTCGATCGATTATCGCCATTATAATCCGATTATGTCGATTGCTACCCATTCCCTGCCTGTCAGCTCTTTTCTGAAAATGACAGACTATGGCCTCATTGATGTCTATGCAGGCAAAGTCGTTTCTTTAATTGTCAGCTAAAGGCTCATAAGCAGCCACTATAGCAAAAGCAACAAGCCACGATCAGTATTCATCCTGGGACTAGACTTGTTTTGCTTCAGGCAGGCAGATATCGCGCATGCTCTGAAGGAAATATTTTTCACCAAAAATGTTTCCGCTTCCAAACTACCATACAAGTATGGTAGTATAGTGAAAACGTAACTTTCAACTTAAGAAATGAGCCTATCTACCGAGGAGGTGAACGATGGATTTTACGATAAAGCCCACTGCCGTATCGACGCGGGATGCGATTTATTTGACGCTGAAGGAGCAGATTTTGAGCTTGGAGCTGCCGCCCGGCACGAGCATTTCGGAGAAGGAAATCTCCCTAAAGCTTGGCGTCAGCCGCACCCCCGTTCGGGAAAGCTTCGTTCGGCTGGCGCAGGAAGGATTGCTGGAAATTTTTCCGCAGCGCGGCACTAATGTGTCGCTCATTGATTTGGAGCTGGTCGAGGAAGCACGCTTCATGCGCGAGCAGTTGGAGACTGCGGTTATCCGCCTCGCCTGTATCAGCTTCCCTGCCGAACGCCTGACGGCGATGCGTCACAATCTCGCCTTGCAACGGGCTTGCGTAGAAAGCCAGGATTACAAAACGATGTTTGATCTGGACGAGGCTTTTCACCGCACGCTGTTTGAGGGCTGCCGCAAAAGCAACACTTGGGCCGTCATCCAGCAAATCAACGTCCATCTCAACCGCAGCCGCATGCTTCGTCTTGCTGCCGATCACCATTGGGAGCATTTGTACGAGCAGCATTTGCAGATGGCACAGGCGATTGAAAGCAGCGATACCCAGCTTGCCGAACGGCTGATGAAAGAGCATTTGAACCTGACGATTGCCGATCAGGCGCTATTGAAAGAGAAGTTCCCTACCTACTTCAAATAATCGGAGGCGAAACGCATTATGAAAATGGTATTTCGTTGGTTTGGCGAAGGCAATGACACCGTCAGCCTTGACCAAATCAGACAAATTCCCGGCACGGAGGGCATCGTCTGGGCGCTGCATGACGTTCCAGCTGGCGATGAATGGCCGATGGACAAAATAATGAAGATTAAAGAAGCAGCGGACAAAGCCGGCCTGCACATTAAGGTCGTTGAAAGCGTCAATGTTCATGAGGACATTAAGCTCGGCCTGCCAAGCCGCGATTTGTACATCGACAACTACAAGAAGACAATTGCCAAGCTTGCGCAGGTCGGCGTCAAAGTCATTTGCTACAACTTCATGCCGATTTTCGATTGGCTGCGTACCGATCTTCATAAGGAGATGGAAGACGGATCGACGGCCCTTTTTTATGAAAAAGCGATGATTGATAATGTCGATCCCTTCGATCTCGTTAAACGCATCAACGAAAATTCCAAGCTGACGATGCCGGGCTGGGAGCCGGAGCGGCTGCAATATTTGACCCAGCTGTTCGAAGCCTATCAGGGAGTTACGCAAGAGCATTTATGGGCAAATGCGAAATATTTCCTCGATGAAATTATTCCGTTTGCTGCTGAGCATGACATTAGAATGGCCATTCACCCGGATGATCCGCCTTGGCCGATTTTTGGCCTGCCGCGCATTATTACCGGGCAAGATAATATTCGCCGTTATCTCCAATTGCATGACAGCCCTTATAATGGTCTTACTTTATGCAGCGGATCGCTGGGCGCTAATCCGGAAAATGATATCGTGTCGATGATTCACGAGTTTGCCGACCGTATACCGTTCACGCATATTCGCAACGTACGCGTCTATGAAAACGGCGATTTCATCGAATCGTCACACCGGACACAGGATGGTACAGTCGATATCGCTGGTGTTGTGCAGGCCTACCATGAGGAGCAATTCGAGGGCTACTGCCGTCCGGATCACGGCCGCCATATTTGGGGCGAAGAGTGCCGTCC
This genomic window contains:
- a CDS encoding GntR family transcriptional regulator; the protein is MDFTIKPTAVSTRDAIYLTLKEQILSLELPPGTSISEKEISLKLGVSRTPVRESFVRLAQEGLLEIFPQRGTNVSLIDLELVEEARFMREQLETAVIRLACISFPAERLTAMRHNLALQRACVESQDYKTMFDLDEAFHRTLFEGCRKSNTWAVIQQINVHLNRSRMLRLAADHHWEHLYEQHLQMAQAIESSDTQLAERLMKEHLNLTIADQALLKEKFPTYFK
- the uxuA gene encoding mannonate dehydratase, which codes for MKMVFRWFGEGNDTVSLDQIRQIPGTEGIVWALHDVPAGDEWPMDKIMKIKEAADKAGLHIKVVESVNVHEDIKLGLPSRDLYIDNYKKTIAKLAQVGVKVICYNFMPIFDWLRTDLHKEMEDGSTALFYEKAMIDNVDPFDLVKRINENSKLTMPGWEPERLQYLTQLFEAYQGVTQEHLWANAKYFLDEIIPFAAEHDIRMAIHPDDPPWPIFGLPRIITGQDNIRRYLQLHDSPYNGLTLCSGSLGANPENDIVSMIHEFADRIPFTHIRNVRVYENGDFIESSHRTQDGTVDIAGVVQAYHEEQFEGYCRPDHGRHIWGEECRPGYGLYDRALGIMYLWGLWDAYQKAAAAEGAAAK